The genomic window TTCCGTCGTTAGACCTTCTGATCTTGAGCCTTCCGCCAGTCCTTCCCTTGGACCGTCCGCATTAGCTTCCGATTTCCCCTCTCTCTCTCCATCGATCGGCCCATCGCCgtcaccgtcgtcgacgccgacatTTCCCCCTGTCGATCCCGACTTTGCATTTAACCTCATGATGCACTGGGAGCGCGAATACTTCTGGCAAGAAGAATACACGGAGCGTGCGTGGTGTATGGAATGCGTGAAATGTGAGGAACTCTCGGGCGCCGAGGGCAACTCCGGATGTCGTGATAGCAACTCGAACAGCTTTGACTGTGCCAGTGAGGACCAGCTCTGGTTGCAGGACTGTGGTGGTCCAGCCAAGGGAACTGCGGTTTTTACTATTGTGCGCTACGACTCGTCGGATCAGATTCGAGTGCAGGGTTCGGATCTGTGCCTTACACTGGTGCATCCGCGATTCATCAACCTGCAGCCCTGTGACGAGGCTGACATGTTGCAGCGTTGGCGAGGCTTTGACCGCAATCAGTCCTTTGACTTGCGTCCAGCACAGGACAATAATGGCTGCCTTTCGCAGTCGCATCAACCCAGAGCTGGCGAAATCATTTTTAATGGTGGTTGTGTGTTGGCCTATAAATGGAACACTGCGTTCTGGGATGCAATTCCAGCCTAAGTGCTCAGCGGTGACGGCTTTTGGGCTGGTCTTAAAGTATGATCGGTCGGCTTCGTTCTCGCTCTCGCAAGAGGTCACTAGGCATTGGATAGCTCGGTTTACGCGTCCTAATCCACGCTGTACTCATATTTCAAACTTGTAGAATCACGTCTTGCTTCTTCTTGAGCTTTTCCTTGACTGGGAGCATATTCAGATCTTTGGAGAGGAACCCTACGGAATCCAGGCGTCCAGCATATTTACCGTCAGCTTTGGTAGAAATCCCAGCGTTGCAGCCTCACCCTGCACTACAGCAGATGTTAACTGTTTCGAGCCTTAGCTGAAGCCCTCTTCATAAGATCTAATTTCTGGCCGCGAAAAGCCAACAATCTCGTTCCCGCCTCcctgtcacagtcagcagctTCCTTGTTCTCAACTTCTAACTGTCAGTTAACTCTTTCGACCGTTTGACTGCTAGCGCTTTTCAAAGCTACGCGCGCGCGACTCTTTGTGTGAAGCGCGTCGATCAACCTCATTGTGTGGGGGCAATTTCGTCTTAGGCATATAAAAGACTGCCAATTTTGTCGTAAGTAAATATTCCCATCCGTTGGATTCTTATTTATCCTTCTAATAAAACGAATGGCAACCAGATATTTACATACTTTTGCTCAATGTCAGAGAAGTATGGCCCAAAGATTCGCTGATCGTCTCGGTGAGTGGGAACATCGGCATGTAGCCAATTGCCTCTATGTATGctgcaacaaaacctgaaGCAGTTCCCAAGACTTCCCGCGGATCCTAGCCCACTCACCGACAAGTCTCCACAATCGAAACGTACTCACTTCTCGAGGTTACGCAGTAAAaaaagcttcttttt from Phaeodactylum tricornutum CCAP 1055/1 PHATR_bd_47x36 genomic scaffold, whole genome shotgun sequence includes these protein-coding regions:
- the TRD5 gene encoding TRD5 yields the protein MMHWEREYFWQEEYTERAWCMECVKCEELSGAEGNSGCRDSNSNSFDCASEDQLWLQDCGGPAKGTAVFTIVRYDSSDQIRVQGSDLCLTLVHPRFINLQPCDEADMLQRWRGFDRNQSFDLRPAQDNNGCLSQSHQPRAGEIIFNGGCVLAYKWNTAFWDAIPA